The proteins below come from a single Fusobacterium varium genomic window:
- the glgB gene encoding 1,4-alpha-glucan branching protein GlgB, whose protein sequence is MERELDIYLFHRGEHREAYNYMGAHCTKKSVIFRVWAPHAKSVAVVGDFNNWDGSNHMMNKINAEGIWELEIPKLKKMEKYKYRVEDSNGNVVMKADPYAFYSEVRPNTASIVYDVPKFRWADKRWLNKRTTGLNKPINIYEVHLGSWKRGIHGEWLNYRDSAMMLCEYLKEMNYTHVEIMPLNEYPLDASWGYQATGYYSVTSRYGTPEDFMFFVNLMHKNNIGVILDWVPGHFCKDAHGLYKFDGTPCYEYQDERLGENQEWGTCNFDVTRNEVKSFLISNLTYWFKEFHIDGVRMDAVANMLYLSYGKNGEKITNQYGGQENLGAVDFFKEMNSIIHDDFPNVLVVAEDSTAWPLVTKHPIDGGLGFDSKWNMGWMNDTLKYFSTDPLFRKDHHGKLTFSFMYAFSENYVLPLSHDEVVHGKKSIVDKMPGYQEDKLAHTRALYSYQMAHPGKKLNFMGNEFAHGLEWRFYESLEWHLIEQHEDNKNMQTFVRDLNKMYLDEKSLWEDGGDTFEWIEHENYTENMIAFLRKTRDSKEHIIIVFNFSGTNKIKYRVGIPENKVYNVIINSDDKKYGGKGILKKKKYKPILESWNYREQHIEIDIPANTVVFLKPEKEGGLKRKTSRKVNKEKD, encoded by the coding sequence ATGGAAAGAGAATTAGATATATATCTTTTTCATAGAGGAGAACATAGGGAAGCATATAACTATATGGGGGCTCATTGTACAAAAAAATCAGTGATTTTTAGAGTATGGGCTCCCCATGCTAAATCAGTAGCAGTAGTTGGTGACTTTAATAATTGGGATGGAAGTAACCATATGATGAACAAAATCAATGCTGAAGGAATATGGGAACTAGAGATACCTAAATTAAAGAAAATGGAAAAATATAAATATAGAGTAGAAGATAGCAATGGGAATGTTGTAATGAAAGCAGACCCATATGCTTTCTATTCAGAAGTTAGACCAAATACAGCTTCAATTGTATATGATGTTCCAAAATTCAGATGGGCAGATAAAAGATGGCTAAATAAAAGAACAACAGGTTTAAATAAGCCAATAAATATCTATGAAGTTCATTTAGGTTCATGGAAAAGAGGAATTCATGGAGAATGGTTAAATTATAGAGATTCAGCAATGATGTTATGTGAGTATTTAAAAGAGATGAACTATACTCATGTTGAAATTATGCCATTAAACGAGTATCCACTAGATGCTTCATGGGGATATCAAGCAACAGGATATTATTCTGTAACAAGTCGTTATGGAACTCCAGAAGATTTTATGTTCTTTGTAAATTTAATGCATAAAAATAATATAGGGGTAATTCTTGACTGGGTACCTGGACACTTCTGTAAAGATGCTCATGGATTGTATAAATTTGATGGAACTCCATGTTATGAATACCAAGATGAAAGACTTGGAGAAAATCAAGAGTGGGGAACATGTAACTTTGATGTAACTAGAAATGAGGTAAAAAGTTTCCTTATTTCAAACTTAACTTATTGGTTTAAAGAGTTTCATATAGATGGAGTACGTATGGATGCAGTGGCAAATATGCTATATCTTTCATATGGAAAAAATGGAGAAAAGATAACAAATCAATATGGTGGACAAGAAAATCTAGGAGCAGTGGATTTCTTTAAAGAGATGAACTCAATTATTCATGATGACTTTCCAAATGTATTGGTAGTAGCAGAAGATTCAACTGCTTGGCCACTTGTAACTAAACATCCAATAGATGGGGGATTAGGATTTGATAGCAAGTGGAATATGGGATGGATGAATGATACTTTAAAGTATTTTAGTACAGATCCACTTTTTAGAAAAGATCATCATGGAAAATTAACATTCTCATTTATGTATGCTTTTTCAGAAAACTATGTTTTACCATTGTCACATGATGAAGTTGTACATGGAAAGAAATCTATTGTAGATAAAATGCCAGGATATCAAGAGGATAAATTAGCTCATACAAGAGCATTATACTCTTATCAAATGGCTCATCCAGGAAAAAAACTTAATTTCATGGGTAATGAATTTGCTCATGGATTGGAATGGAGATTCTATGAGTCTCTTGAGTGGCATCTTATAGAGCAACATGAAGATAATAAAAATATGCAAACATTTGTTAGAGATCTAAATAAAATGTATTTAGATGAAAAATCTTTATGGGAAGATGGTGGAGATACTTTTGAATGGATTGAGCACGAAAACTATACAGAAAATATGATAGCCTTTTTAAGAAAAACAAGAGATTCTAAAGAACATATAATAATTGTTTTTAACTTTTCTGGAACAAATAAAATTAAATATAGAGTTGGAATTCCAGAAAATAAAGTATATAATGTAATTATCAACAGCGATGATAAAAAATATGGTGGGAAAGGGATTCTAAAGAAGAAAAAATATAAGCCAATTTTAGAAAGTTGGAATTATAGAGAGCAACACATTGAAATAGATATTCCTGCTAACACAGTTGTTTTTTTGAAACCTGAAAAAGAAGGGGGCTTAAAAAGAAAAACAAGTAGAAAAGTAAACAAGGAGAAAGATTAA